From Lewinellaceae bacterium:
AACAGGTGTGCAGGTATTTCCGGCTGGTGGCGATGTCTTTGACGGTAGTTTCCCGAAGCTGATAGTACTCCTTCAGAAAGCGGAACAACTGGCTGTATTTGGTTTTGGACATGGGCTGGGATTTTTTTGTGATCGATTCGGAGCGCGGTGGTTTTTACTGGGTTAGAAGATTTGGTTGATGAGGGATTTTTGAACTTCAATAATATTATTAAGCTGTCTGTTGGTAAATTCAAGTGTATTGAAAATTACACCTATTTCTTCCATCAAATCAGCCTGTTCTGCTTTCGTTGGCAGGTTTAAGGTATATTCTCCTATTACTTTTTTAGAAACTCTCGGCATTCTTGTTCCAAAAGCTTTGCTAGAAACAAAATTCAAAAATGAGCTACTATGAAAATGATTAAGAATAAAGTCTTTTCGAACATTTGCAATTATATCAAAAACTAAAAGTTCCGTAGTACACAAACTGTCGAAAGATGCGATAAAAGCTTTATCTAGTTTAGGTCGTAATTTACTATAACAGAGGTCTCCTTTTCTTATTATATTACATTGTGCCCTAATATCGGATGAATCCTGATAAACGGCTTTTTCACAAACATCTTGTTAAGTAGAAAATCCCATAGCCACCAGGGTTTCAGCCAGTTTCTGGGGGCAATCTAGCAACTGCTCCATTTTGGCTTTAAGGCTTTTGGCTCCAGTTTGCCGCAAGGCCTGGATGGCAAAAGTCCTAATGGCAGCCAAGCTTCTGGAGAGGTTGCCTTTGGGTGTCGGGGTGCTATCTTCTAAAAAGAGCACATCCCTAACATGGTTGTCTGCCTCGATGGCCCAGTGCTTCCTGACGGCATGGAACAATTCCTCTGCCGTTGAGCCACTGTGTTTGTCATCAGCCTGGTTGCTGATGTACAAAGAGGTTTGGTGTTGTTCTTTACCGGTTTTCACCCCAATAAAATGGCGCTGCACCTTGATCAAAGCCCTTATCCCGCTTGATTGCCAGCGCTGTTCAAAATCGCCTCCCTGAATATCAAACAACTCGGCTTTGCGGGTTTCAATCCTGCCATGTGCTTTGTCCACTTCGCTAAAGCGGTGCAAGGCTGGGAGAAAACCCGTAGATAAATGCAGTTCTTCCATTAACTCGGCTTGATTAGCCTTAGCTTGCACAATATACCGCCCTCCGCCTTGTTCTATCATGGCTGTTGTCTCGGGGCCGCAATGCGGAGCGTCCAATGTAATTGACTTTTCAGACAAGCCTTTATGGAGCAGTTCGCGTACGGCTATTTTTTCGCTTTCCTTGTCTCCCCGGTAATAGGTTGGCCCCACCACCCGGCTATCCTTATGCTTTACTGCATTAACCACAACTTCGCCCCGCTTGGCTTTATCCCCGCTTTCATCCCGCTCCAGGCTGCCCCTTAGCTCCTTGCCATCCAAGGCAACCCATTCCTCCGGTAAAACCTGCTCTATTTTTAGGTTGAAATGAGCAGCATTAAGCTCATTGTACTTTTCCCAATCCACCCCTCGAAGTATCCGCCTCAATTGGGCATCAGATACTGCTTTTTCTGCCTGGCAACCTGTCCAGGCACGCAAATCTTCAAAGCGGTTGGCTATAAACCGCTGTATGGAACTCAGCCGGTTGCGGCCCAGGAGTATGGCAATTAGTACCCCGCTCAGTACGAAACTAAGGTTATGCACCCTGCCCCTTGGGTCGCGGTGGCCCTTCAATTCAGTTTGCAATCTTTCAAAATACGGCGTAATTTCGTTTTTTTAGGCTGCATGATTAATATTTGTGTTTTGTTGATCTATCTCACAAATATATGCAGCCTTTTTTATAACAGCATGTTTGTGAAAAAGCCGTTAATAGAATACTGGACAGGCCAGCTTAGACAGGATCAATTATTACCCGCTGCCACCTCTTTTGAAGAAGTATTTTCTTTTTTACGCCATAACATGCTGAATGTTACATGTTTTGACGAAATACAATGTTGTTTGCTTGGTTTCTTTCAAAGTGGAATCTATGAAGACAAACCATCCGCTTT
This genomic window contains:
- a CDS encoding ISAs1 family transposase — its product is MQTELKGHRDPRGRVHNLSFVLSGVLIAILLGRNRLSSIQRFIANRFEDLRAWTGCQAEKAVSDAQLRRILRGVDWEKYNELNAAHFNLKIEQVLPEEWVALDGKELRGSLERDESGDKAKRGEVVVNAVKHKDSRVVGPTYYRGDKESEKIAVRELLHKGLSEKSITLDAPHCGPETTAMIEQGGGRYIVQAKANQAELMEELHLSTGFLPALHRFSEVDKAHGRIETRKAELFDIQGGDFEQRWQSSGIRALIKVQRHFIGVKTGKEQHQTSLYISNQADDKHSGSTAEELFHAVRKHWAIEADNHVRDVLFLEDSTPTPKGNLSRSLAAIRTFAIQALRQTGAKSLKAKMEQLLDCPQKLAETLVAMGFST
- a CDS encoding restriction endonuclease subunit S, encoding MRAQCNIIRKGDLCYSKLRPKLDKAFIASFDSLCTTELLVFDIIANVRKDFILNHFHSSSFLNFVSSKAFGTRMPRVSKKVIGEYTLNLPTKAEQADLMEEIGVIFNTLEFTNRQLNNIIEVQKSLINQIF